A single window of Chloroflexota bacterium DNA harbors:
- a CDS encoding fumarylacetoacetate hydrolase family protein produces MKIIRYAAAGETRWGVVEGDDVFALSGSPILEPSARPGARVGALSGVHLLAPVAPTKLLAVGRNYMKHIDEMAARGPSNLPPRPLNPTFFLKPNSAIIGPGANIVYPSGRAELVEHEAELALVIGRRGRKIAEADALAHVFGYLCANDVSARGLGDDGQWMRGKGFDTFAPLGPWVVTGLDASDLRITARLNGAVKQASRTSDLLFKIPQLIAFISQAMTLEPGDVILTGTPSGVSALKPGDVVEIDIEGIGTLRNPVVADN; encoded by the coding sequence ATGAAAATCATTCGCTATGCCGCTGCCGGAGAAACGCGCTGGGGCGTCGTCGAAGGCGACGACGTGTTCGCGCTGTCCGGCAGCCCGATTCTGGAACCATCCGCCCGCCCCGGCGCGCGCGTTGGTGCGCTGTCCGGCGTGCACCTGCTGGCGCCGGTGGCGCCGACCAAACTGCTGGCCGTCGGGCGCAACTACATGAAGCACATCGACGAGATGGCCGCGCGCGGCCCGTCGAACCTGCCGCCGCGCCCGCTCAACCCGACCTTCTTCCTGAAGCCGAACTCGGCGATCATTGGCCCGGGCGCCAACATCGTCTACCCGAGCGGCCGCGCCGAACTGGTCGAGCACGAGGCCGAGCTGGCGCTGGTCATCGGTAGGCGCGGCCGCAAGATCGCCGAGGCCGACGCGCTCGCGCATGTCTTCGGCTACCTGTGCGCCAACGACGTCTCGGCGCGCGGGCTGGGCGACGACGGCCAGTGGATGCGCGGCAAAGGCTTCGACACCTTTGCGCCGCTCGGACCGTGGGTCGTCACCGGGCTGGACGCGTCCGACTTGCGCATTACGGCGCGGCTGAACGGTGCCGTGAAGCAGGCCAGCCGCACCAGCGACCTGCTTTTCAAGATCCCGCAGTTAATTGCGTTCATCAGCCAGGCGATGACGCTGGAGCCGGGCGACGTGATCCTGACCGGCACACCGAGCGGCGTGTCGGCGCTCAAGCCCGGCGACGTCGTCGAGATCGACATTGAAGGCATCGGCACGCTGCGCAACCCGGTCGTCGCCGACAACTAA
- a CDS encoding HD domain-containing protein has protein sequence MPVTIDDLKKDPQVIAFLQRANEQMRLLGYTEHGHRHASLVGNISYNILIRLGYPERLAQLAELAGYLHDAGNVIHRESHALSSSFIAMQVLDRLGMPYDEIAVILGAIGNHEEERGEPVGPISAAVIIADKADVHKSRVQNPHPETYDIHDLVNNASARSFVRVDADKKQIAMEIDIDTDVSKVGDFFEIYLSRLVIARRAAKFLGCEYYLIVNGTRVY, from the coding sequence ATGCCGGTGACGATCGATGATCTTAAGAAGGATCCCCAAGTCATTGCATTCCTGCAGCGGGCCAACGAGCAGATGCGCTTGCTGGGGTACACCGAGCACGGCCATCGCCACGCATCGCTGGTCGGCAACATCAGCTACAATATCCTGATCCGGCTGGGCTACCCGGAGCGGCTGGCGCAGTTGGCCGAACTTGCCGGGTATTTGCATGATGCGGGCAACGTCATCCACCGCGAAAGCCACGCGCTGTCCAGTTCGTTCATCGCCATGCAGGTGCTCGACCGGCTCGGCATGCCGTATGACGAAATCGCTGTCATCCTGGGGGCGATCGGCAACCACGAGGAAGAGCGCGGCGAACCGGTCGGCCCGATCTCGGCGGCGGTGATCATCGCCGACAAGGCCGACGTGCACAAGAGCCGCGTGCAGAACCCGCACCCCGAGACGTACGACATACACGACCTGGTGAACAACGCCTCGGCGCGCTCGTTCGTGCGCGTGGACGCCGACAAGAAACAGATCGCGATGGAGATCGATATCGACACGGATGTGTCCAAAGTCGGCGACTTCTTCGAAATCTACCTGAGCCGCCTCGTCATCGCGCGCCGCGCGGCCAAATTCCTGGGGTGCGAGTACTATTTGATCGTCAACGGCACCCGGGTATATTAA
- a CDS encoding class I SAM-dependent methyltransferase, protein MADLTTLLVPAVAAIAVVVALGWWLFIQTEGVYLGPGVVRWLYDRSAHEYDEIKEFDDEADDRHLGAPLAELLAGQDDALVLDVATGTGRLPLTLFRHLDFKGRVIGLDSSRAMLEVAAAKTVFFAESLDLLENDARQLPVAGGACDAVTCIEALEFLPDMRQALGEMVRALKPGGMLVVTNRCGADRLAFPGRSYSVAQFEALLASLDLAAITTNQWLTYYDLIWARKPAATKSGSGTIHS, encoded by the coding sequence GTGGCGGACCTTACCACTTTACTTGTGCCGGCCGTTGCCGCGATTGCGGTGGTGGTCGCACTTGGCTGGTGGCTGTTTATCCAGACGGAAGGCGTCTACCTGGGGCCGGGCGTCGTGCGCTGGCTATATGACCGCAGCGCGCATGAGTACGACGAGATCAAGGAGTTCGACGACGAGGCGGACGACCGGCATCTTGGCGCGCCGCTGGCGGAACTGCTGGCCGGGCAGGACGATGCGCTCGTGCTGGATGTGGCCACCGGCACCGGCCGCCTGCCGTTGACGCTGTTTCGCCACCTGGATTTCAAAGGGCGCGTTATCGGGCTCGATTCGTCACGCGCCATGCTGGAGGTGGCGGCCGCCAAAACCGTGTTCTTCGCGGAGTCGCTCGATCTGCTGGAGAACGATGCGCGGCAGTTGCCCGTAGCCGGCGGCGCATGCGATGCAGTGACGTGCATCGAGGCGCTGGAGTTCCTGCCGGATATGCGGCAGGCGCTGGGCGAGATGGTGCGTGCGCTCAAACCGGGCGGCATGCTCGTCGTGACCAATCGCTGCGGCGCGGATCGGCTGGCCTTTCCCGGCCGGTCGTACTCGGTCGCGCAGTTCGAAGCGCTGCTGGCATCGCTGGACCTTGCGGCCATCACCACCAATCAGTGGCTGACGTATTACGATCTGATCTGGGCGCGCAAGCCGGCGGCCACAAAATCAGGAAGCGGTACTATACACAGTTAA
- a CDS encoding deoxynucleoside kinase, with protein MGNFFIAVEGVIGVGKTTLARMLLAPFTAEPILEVVEENPFLSDFYHDRAKYAFQTQIFFLLSRYRQMQVSAPAILSRGNLVSDYILAKDRIFARATLNRDELDMHSRLYPILAESLPPPDLVVYLQADTDVLLSRIAQRDRPFERAMSRAYIDGLAGAYDRFFAGFDDAPLLTINTNDLDFVRKTEDFQHVVGRIRAHLSIGEFQQQLL; from the coding sequence ATGGGCAATTTTTTCATCGCCGTCGAGGGCGTCATCGGCGTCGGCAAGACAACCCTGGCGCGTATGCTGCTGGCGCCGTTCACGGCCGAACCGATACTCGAAGTTGTCGAGGAAAACCCGTTCCTGTCGGATTTCTACCATGACCGGGCTAAGTATGCCTTCCAGACGCAGATTTTCTTCCTGCTCTCCCGCTATCGGCAAATGCAGGTCTCTGCGCCGGCGATCCTGTCGCGCGGCAATCTGGTCAGCGACTATATTCTGGCCAAGGATCGCATCTTCGCGCGCGCGACGCTCAACCGGGACGAACTGGATATGCACAGCCGCCTCTACCCGATCCTGGCCGAGAGCCTGCCGCCGCCCGACCTGGTGGTCTATTTGCAGGCGGACACCGATGTGCTGCTGAGCCGGATCGCGCAGCGCGACCGCCCGTTCGAGCGCGCCATGTCACGGGCGTACATCGACGGCCTGGCGGGCGCCTACGACCGGTTCTTCGCCGGCTTCGACGACGCTCCCCTGCTGACCATCAACACGAACGACCTTGACTTCGTGCGCAAGACCGAGGATTTCCAGCATGTCGTCGGCCGCATCCGGGCGCACCTCAGCATCGGCGAATTCCAACAGCAGTTGCTTTGA
- a CDS encoding deoxynucleoside kinase encodes MTKRYIVIAGNIGVGKSTLTQFLADRLGWTPFFEPFEANPYLSDFYADMPRWAFQSQMFFLSRRLRMHRQLITHPGTVLQDRSVYEDAEIFAKNLFRQGQIAERDYRCYRELYDVLLEFLPAPDLVVYLRADVDTLLARIGQRGRTYEQDIPRAYVAQLNTLYEEWASSFAMCPILTVPSHNLDFVKHPAHLDLIVTKVQERLQGKETVSFD; translated from the coding sequence ATGACCAAACGGTACATCGTCATCGCGGGCAACATCGGCGTCGGCAAATCCACGCTGACGCAGTTCCTGGCCGACCGGCTCGGCTGGACGCCGTTCTTCGAGCCGTTCGAGGCCAATCCGTACCTCTCGGATTTCTACGCCGACATGCCGCGCTGGGCGTTCCAGTCGCAGATGTTCTTCCTGTCGCGCCGCCTGCGCATGCACCGGCAACTGATCACGCACCCCGGCACGGTGCTGCAGGATCGCAGCGTGTACGAGGATGCAGAGATCTTCGCCAAGAACCTGTTCCGGCAGGGGCAGATCGCCGAGCGCGATTACCGCTGCTACCGCGAACTGTACGACGTGCTGCTGGAGTTCCTGCCGGCGCCCGATCTGGTCGTGTATCTGCGCGCCGACGTAGACACACTGCTGGCGCGCATCGGGCAGCGTGGGCGGACGTACGAGCAGGACATTCCGCGCGCCTACGTGGCGCAGCTAAACACGCTGTACGAAGAATGGGCGTCCTCGTTCGCGATGTGCCCGATCCTGACCGTGCCATCGCACAACCTCGACTTCGTGAAGCACCCGGCTCACCTCGATCTGATTGTGACGAAGGTGCAGGAGAGGCTGCAGGGCAAAGAAACAGTGTCTTTCGACTGA
- the moaC gene encoding cyclic pyranopterin monophosphate synthase MoaC yields the protein MMNLSHLDEQGRARMVDVSAKSDTERTAIARGAIRMQAATLALIKRGGIEKGDVFAVARVAGIMAAKRTSDLIPMCHPLMLTSVKIDFDVPDSAEGAEAVVGIQATVKTTGKTGVEMEALTALSVAALTIYDMAKAVDRGMRIESVRLAEKHGGKSGDVILE from the coding sequence ATTATGAACCTGAGCCATCTGGACGAGCAGGGCCGCGCACGCATGGTGGACGTGAGCGCGAAGAGCGACACTGAGCGCACAGCCATCGCGCGCGGCGCGATCCGCATGCAGGCCGCGACGCTGGCGCTGATCAAGCGCGGCGGCATCGAGAAGGGCGATGTGTTCGCCGTGGCACGCGTGGCGGGCATCATGGCGGCCAAGCGGACGAGCGACCTGATTCCAATGTGCCACCCGCTGATGCTGACCAGCGTCAAGATCGACTTCGACGTGCCCGACAGCGCGGAAGGCGCCGAGGCCGTGGTCGGCATCCAGGCGACGGTCAAGACGACCGGCAAGACCGGCGTCGAAATGGAGGCGTTAACCGCCCTCAGCGTCGCCGCACTGACGATCTACGACATGGCCAAGGCGGTCGATCGGGGCATGCGCATCGAGTCCGTGCGACTGGCCGAGAAGCACGGCGGCAAGAGCGGAGACGTTATCCTGGAGTGA
- a CDS encoding MFS transporter — protein MDTEAQKNFRHNFSVSVLDGGFFGLGLGFISYVTILPLFVSQMTDSALLIGLISSMRGMGWQLPQLFTVNLVAKRDRYKPLALFMTIQERWPVLGFAAVAWFLPGMDHTLALIITFALLTWNSIGAGLTAVPWQSLIAKIVPPDRRGIFFGTQAAGVNLASSITAVAAGLILERVGAPANFTLCFLLGFVAMALSWGWFASIRESPAPPTGAAPNQRAFWSQLGAILRRDANFRWFIIARMIAQMAVTSIAFYTVFAVKQHGMGPLVAGIMTSVFTAAQIGANAVMGWLSDRLGHKRVMQIGILCATFSAVLAWLAPDINWFYAVFTLAGIANVAVWTIAIAMTLEFGTHNERPAYIGLANTLVAPSTIVFPLLAGTLADIAGYPAAFAVSAVGGLATAIVIQFKLHDPRRIAKAAAVTPG, from the coding sequence ATGGATACTGAAGCGCAGAAGAACTTTCGCCACAACTTTTCCGTCAGCGTGCTCGATGGCGGCTTCTTCGGGCTGGGACTCGGCTTTATCTCATATGTGACGATCTTGCCGCTGTTCGTCAGTCAGATGACCGACTCGGCCCTGCTGATCGGGCTGATCTCCTCGATGCGCGGCATGGGCTGGCAACTGCCGCAGTTGTTCACGGTCAACCTGGTCGCCAAACGCGACCGCTACAAGCCGCTCGCACTCTTCATGACGATCCAGGAGCGCTGGCCGGTGCTCGGCTTCGCGGCCGTCGCCTGGTTCCTGCCCGGTATGGACCACACGCTGGCGCTCATCATCACGTTCGCGCTGCTGACGTGGAACAGCATTGGCGCGGGCCTGACCGCCGTGCCGTGGCAGTCGCTGATCGCCAAGATTGTGCCGCCGGATCGGCGCGGCATATTCTTCGGCACGCAGGCGGCCGGCGTCAACCTCGCCTCCAGCATCACCGCCGTGGCCGCCGGCCTGATTCTCGAGCGGGTAGGCGCGCCCGCGAATTTCACGCTCTGCTTTCTGCTCGGTTTCGTGGCGATGGCGCTTTCGTGGGGCTGGTTCGCGTCGATTCGGGAAAGCCCCGCGCCGCCGACGGGCGCCGCGCCCAACCAGCGCGCCTTCTGGAGCCAACTCGGCGCCATCCTGCGCCGCGACGCCAACTTCCGCTGGTTCATCATCGCCCGCATGATCGCGCAGATGGCCGTCACGTCCATCGCATTCTACACCGTTTTCGCGGTGAAACAGCATGGGATGGGGCCGCTGGTCGCCGGCATCATGACCAGCGTCTTTACCGCCGCGCAGATCGGCGCGAACGCGGTGATGGGCTGGCTCAGTGATCGGCTTGGCCATAAGCGCGTGATGCAGATCGGCATCCTGTGCGCGACGTTCAGCGCGGTGCTGGCGTGGCTGGCGCCGGACATCAACTGGTTCTACGCCGTCTTCACGCTGGCCGGCATCGCCAACGTCGCGGTCTGGACGATTGCGATTGCGATGACGCTGGAGTTCGGCACGCACAACGAGCGGCCCGCGTACATCGGTCTCGCGAACACGCTGGTCGCGCCATCGACGATCGTGTTCCCATTGCTGGCGGGCACGCTGGCCGACATCGCCGGTTACCCGGCGGCGTTTGCCGTCTCGGCGGTCGGCGGGTTGGCGACGGCGATCGTGATTCAGTTCAAACTGCACGACCCTAGGCGGATTGCCAAGGCCGCGGCGGTCACTCCAGGATAA
- a CDS encoding M20 family metallopeptidase, with amino-acid sequence MSLLNKQIEASEADMVAFLQSLVRIATVNPPGERYEECAGVLDKRLRALGMTTQVVRVPDEIVAKTYPDSAGYARYNVIGRWDVGAPRTLHFNAHYDVVPVSGAWKHDSPFNPVVEDGWVYGRGSGDMKGAIASLITALQALKACDVMPHVNIEVSLTADEEVGGELGAGWIVRQGLVKPDYAIECEGGGKDNAGYGHNGVLWFRSEVTGKPAHASQPHKGINAFEGAASIVNHMQPIKKTLTKRAFTQSNGKVMHPTINIGGVFGVGGGAKVNTVPGQAWFTIDRRIVPSERLKDAEREVLAALRAAKARTPKVKLDVSVFQRIDPCVSDPDSAFHRQFSDAVRAVRGKKPKWSVVSGFTDLHWYVHDLKLPGIGYGPGGESAHGINERAKIEDLVSTAKVYARFMETFKP; translated from the coding sequence ATGAGCCTGCTGAACAAACAGATTGAAGCCAGCGAAGCCGACATGGTCGCCTTTCTGCAGTCGCTGGTGCGCATCGCAACCGTCAACCCGCCCGGCGAGCGCTACGAGGAGTGCGCCGGCGTGCTGGACAAGCGCTTGCGCGCGCTCGGCATGACGACGCAAGTCGTGCGCGTGCCGGACGAGATCGTGGCAAAAACGTACCCGGACTCAGCCGGCTACGCGCGCTACAACGTAATCGGCCGTTGGGACGTGGGCGCGCCCAGGACACTGCACTTCAACGCGCACTATGACGTGGTGCCGGTGTCGGGCGCGTGGAAGCACGACAGCCCGTTCAACCCGGTCGTCGAGGACGGCTGGGTCTACGGGCGCGGCTCGGGCGACATGAAGGGCGCGATCGCCTCGCTGATCACCGCGCTGCAGGCGCTCAAGGCGTGTGACGTGATGCCGCACGTGAACATCGAGGTGTCGCTGACGGCCGACGAGGAAGTCGGCGGCGAACTGGGCGCAGGCTGGATCGTGCGGCAAGGGCTTGTCAAGCCGGATTACGCCATCGAGTGCGAGGGCGGCGGCAAAGACAACGCCGGCTACGGCCATAACGGCGTGCTCTGGTTCCGCAGCGAGGTGACCGGCAAGCCGGCGCACGCCTCGCAGCCGCACAAGGGCATCAATGCCTTCGAGGGCGCGGCAAGCATCGTCAACCATATGCAGCCGATCAAAAAGACGCTGACCAAGCGGGCGTTCACACAGTCCAACGGCAAGGTCATGCACCCAACGATCAACATCGGCGGTGTGTTCGGCGTCGGCGGCGGAGCCAAAGTCAACACGGTGCCCGGCCAGGCGTGGTTCACAATCGACCGTCGCATCGTGCCGAGCGAACGGCTGAAAGACGCCGAGCGCGAAGTGCTCGCCGCCTTGCGCGCGGCGAAGGCGCGCACGCCGAAGGTCAAGCTCGACGTGTCGGTCTTCCAGCGCATCGACCCGTGCGTCAGCGACCCCGACTCGGCGTTCCACCGCCAGTTTTCAGATGCGGTGCGTGCCGTGCGCGGCAAGAAGCCGAAGTGGTCGGTGGTCAGTGGCTTCACCGACTTGCACTGGTACGTGCACGACTTGAAACTGCCAGGCATCGGCTACGGGCCGGGCGGCGAAAGCGCGCACGGCATCAACGAGCGCGCCAAGATCGAAGACCTCGTCTCCACCGCCAAGGTGTACGCGCGGTTCATGGAGACGTTCAAGCCATAA
- a CDS encoding pyridoxal-phosphate dependent enzyme produces the protein MNYICSNCRTIYPAGPQAWRCAACGAHLEMETRAPFKAGAINRDDHTLWRYRAMLPVSDDEPIVSLGEGMTPLVAASFAGHTVHFKLEYMAPTGSFKDRGTTVLVSKLKGWGVQRAADDSSGNAGASFAAYAAHAGIAAEVYTPAYASPAKLAQIEIFGAKLNKIEGVREKATEAIENAVAGGLVYASHAWSPLTYEGTKTVAYEIWEQLGRRAPDVFMSPVGQGSLFLGAYRGFQDLLAAGLIAKLPRMIGVQSNACPPIVEAVRQGLDRHATIDKQPSVAEGISLAHPIRDRDVLQAIRDTGGTAIGVDDSETLAARDELARTGLYVEPTSAVVGAALKRAGLSGIVVAALSGSGLKSPPK, from the coding sequence ATGAACTACATCTGCTCAAATTGCCGAACAATCTATCCGGCGGGACCGCAGGCGTGGCGCTGCGCGGCGTGTGGCGCGCACCTTGAGATGGAAACGCGCGCGCCATTCAAGGCCGGCGCGATCAACCGCGACGACCACACCCTCTGGCGCTATCGCGCGATGCTGCCGGTGAGCGATGACGAGCCGATCGTCTCGCTCGGCGAAGGGATGACGCCGCTGGTGGCCGCGTCCTTTGCGGGCCATACGGTGCACTTTAAGCTGGAATACATGGCACCGACCGGGTCGTTCAAAGACCGCGGCACGACGGTGCTCGTCAGCAAGCTGAAGGGGTGGGGCGTGCAGCGCGCCGCCGACGATTCGAGCGGCAACGCGGGCGCGTCATTCGCGGCCTACGCCGCGCATGCCGGCATCGCCGCCGAAGTGTATACGCCGGCGTACGCATCGCCGGCGAAGCTGGCGCAGATCGAGATCTTCGGCGCGAAGCTGAACAAGATCGAGGGCGTGCGCGAAAAGGCGACCGAGGCGATCGAAAACGCGGTCGCCGGCGGGTTGGTCTACGCCTCACACGCCTGGTCGCCGTTAACGTACGAGGGCACCAAGACCGTCGCGTACGAGATCTGGGAGCAACTCGGCCGCCGCGCGCCGGATGTCTTCATGAGCCCGGTCGGGCAAGGCTCGCTGTTCCTGGGCGCGTATCGCGGATTCCAGGATTTGCTGGCGGCGGGACTGATTGCGAAACTTCCGCGCATGATCGGTGTTCAATCTAATGCATGTCCGCCGATCGTCGAGGCGGTGCGGCAGGGGCTCGACCGGCACGCAACCATCGACAAGCAGCCGTCGGTCGCCGAGGGCATCAGCCTCGCGCACCCGATCCGCGACCGCGACGTATTGCAAGCGATCCGCGACACGGGCGGCACGGCGATCGGCGTGGACGACAGCGAGACGCTGGCCGCGCGCGACGAACTGGCGCGCACCGGCCTGTATGTGGAGCCGACGAGCGCCGTGGTCGGCGCGGCGCTGAAGCGCGCCGGGTTGAGCGGCATTGTCGTGGCCGCGCTGTCCGGCAGCGGCCTGAAAAGCCCGCCCAAGTAG